CTTTGCCTAACGCCGCGGCGAACTCGACCGCGTCGTTCAGCGTCGTGGAACTGGAACTGTCTGCCACCACGATCTCGACAAGCGCCATCCGATGGGCCGGATTGAAGAAGTGCATGCCGATCACACGCTCGGACCCGCCGCAGGCCTGCGCCAACTGTGAGACGCTCATGGTCGACGTGTTGCTGAGGATCAGGGTGTTCGATCGCACCGCGGATGCCAGCCGCCGGTAGATGTCGAGCTTGAGTTCTGCGATCTCCGGTACAGCTTCTATCACCACGTCGGCGACGGCAACGGCGGATTCGAGGTCGGAGGTCAGCGTCAGGCCGCGCGGCATGGCTGCAGCGGTGCCACTGATTCGCTGCATCCGGCGGGCGATGGTGGCGCGTGCCCGCTCGAGCGCGCCCGCATCGACGTCGACGACGGTTGTCGCCCGGCCGGCTGTCAGCGTGGCCGTTGCGATCCCCTGGCCCATGGTGCCGCCGCCGATGACGACGACCGTACCCTCGACGAGGGTACCCGCTTCGTCTGTACCCGCTTCGTCTGGCGCGCTCACGAGTCGCGTTCCTGCGCATACTCCTGGGCATACTCCTGGGCATACTCCTGGCGTAGCGCGTTGCGGTTGACCTTGCCGGTGGACGTTCTGGGCAGTGCGGTGACGTAGGACACGGTGCGAGGGTATGCGTATGCGCCGACTTTCGCTCTCACCTGGCCCTGCAACTGCGCGGTGAGCGCATCCGAGCCGTCTTGACCTGCGGCGAGCGTGACGTAGACCTTGACGGCCTGGCCGCGGATGGGATCGGGCACCCCGATCGCCGCGCACTCGGTGACGGCCGGGTTCAACAGGACGGCCGCTTCGACCTCGGCCGGGCCGATCCGATAGCCTCCGCTCTTGATCAGGTCATCGCTTCGCCCGTCGAAATAGATCTGCTGACGCTCGTCGATGCGGCCCACGTCCCCGGTCAGAAGCCAGCCACGCTGGATCTTCTTCGCCGTCGCTTCCGGCGCGTTCCAGTAACGCAGCATGCACACGGGGTCATCGGCGCGCACTGCGATCTGCCCCGCCACCCCGGGTGGGCACTCGTTCAAGTCCGAATCGAGGATCGCAACCCGGTGACCCGGATACGCGCGGCCGAGGCATCCGCGTTCGAGAGCGCCCAGCACGGCCGAGTGCCCGATCAGGGAGTTCGCTTCGGTCTGGCCGAAAGCATTGTTGACGCTGATGCCCAGTTCCGCCGTCGCCCAATCCATCAGTTCCGGCTCCACCGCTTCCGCGCCCAGTACGAGGCTGCGCAGTCGAAGCGTTGTCGCGACTTGCCTGGTCAACAGCCCTGAGCGGCGCAGCATTCGCAACGCGGTCGGCGGGAAGAGTCCGACAGACACTCCGGCCTCGCGGAGAATGCCGATCAGTCGCTCCGGGTCGAAATGCGTGTCTCGGAATGCGACGACCGTGAGCCCGCGGGCTAAGGGCACCAGGAGTCCGAGCAGTAGACCACCGGCCCATGCCCAGTCGACCGGGCTGTACGCAACGTCTTCCGAACGCACATGGTCAAGCGCAAGATCGATGGCGTGGTGGCCGAGCAGAACGCGGTGACCGTGCAGAACACCCTTCGAGCTGCCGGTCGTGCCCGAGGTGTACAAGAGGAGGCCCGGCGTGTCGGGCCCGGTCGCCGCGAAGCCGCTCACTCCGCCCGACACGGATGCGATCAGCCCGTCCATGGACGGGATCTCAGCGGTTCCCTGTGCCGACATGACCTCTGTCGAGGTCATCTGGGTCGAGATCGCGACCGCGCCGGCTGCTTGGACCATCGTGAGCTCGACTGCGGTGCCCGCACAGACGACGACCCGCGGCGTGCTGTCTTCCAAGCGATGGCGCAACGCGTCTTCACCGAGTGCATTGGAGATCGGCACGACGATGGCCCCGATCCGCAACACCGCCAGCACGGCGATCGCCATCTGAGCACTTTGCGAGAGCTTGACCGCGACCCGGTCGCCGTC
The Rathayibacter sp. SW19 DNA segment above includes these coding regions:
- a CDS encoding acyl-CoA synthetase; translated protein: MTELAHPETMSWEQAQSAFALPVVTDYNIAADCLRADPAKTALITIDGESRSELSFGDLNALSARFGAALQGLGVSDGDRVAVKLSQSAQMAIAVLAVLRIGAIVVPISNALGEDALRHRLEDSTPRVVVCAGTAVELTMVQAAGAVAISTQMTSTEVMSAQGTAEIPSMDGLIASVSGGVSGFAATGPDTPGLLLYTSGTTGSSKGVLHGHRVLLGHHAIDLALDHVRSEDVAYSPVDWAWAGGLLLGLLVPLARGLTVVAFRDTHFDPERLIGILREAGVSVGLFPPTALRMLRRSGLLTRQVATTLRLRSLVLGAEAVEPELMDWATAELGISVNNAFGQTEANSLIGHSAVLGALERGCLGRAYPGHRVAILDSDLNECPPGVAGQIAVRADDPVCMLRYWNAPEATAKKIQRGWLLTGDVGRIDERQQIYFDGRSDDLIKSGGYRIGPAEVEAAVLLNPAVTECAAIGVPDPIRGQAVKVYVTLAAGQDGSDALTAQLQGQVRAKVGAYAYPRTVSYVTALPRTSTGKVNRNALRQEYAQEYAQEYAQERDS
- a CDS encoding 3-hydroxyacyl-CoA dehydrogenase family protein — protein: MSAPDEAGTDEAGTLVEGTVVVIGGGTMGQGIATATLTAGRATTVVDVDAGALERARATIARRMQRISGTAAAMPRGLTLTSDLESAVAVADVVIEAVPEIAELKLDIYRRLASAVRSNTLILSNTSTMSVSQLAQACGGSERVIGMHFFNPAHRMALVEIVVADSSSSTTLNDAVEFAAALGKDPVVVRDVPGFITSRLGLLLGTEAMHMVEDGVASAADIDKAMRLGYGHPMGPLELADLVGLDARLNNLRSMRERSDLPQYAAPKILEKLVAEGRLGKKTGHGFYDYSADGAIIPGESRR